In Nocardia sputorum, a single genomic region encodes these proteins:
- a CDS encoding PPOX class F420-dependent oxidoreductase, whose protein sequence is MTWNEMSKSKFVLLTTFKKDGTPVGTPVWVAPDGDRIVVWTNPTTWKVRRIRRNPDVTLQACDGRGRPTGEEVLPGSARILDADGTQRVREVVADKYGIIGKLAIRGHKLLRGADASVGIAIDPKAAGGPA, encoded by the coding sequence ATGACGTGGAACGAGATGAGCAAGAGCAAGTTCGTCCTGCTGACCACCTTCAAGAAGGACGGGACGCCGGTCGGCACACCCGTGTGGGTCGCACCGGATGGTGACCGGATCGTCGTCTGGACCAATCCGACGACCTGGAAGGTGCGCCGGATCCGCCGCAATCCGGACGTCACGCTGCAAGCCTGCGACGGACGGGGCCGCCCCACCGGGGAGGAGGTCTTGCCCGGCAGTGCGCGCATCCTCGACGCGGACGGCACACAGCGGGTGCGGGAGGTGGTCGCGGACAAGTACGGCATCATCGGCAAGCTCGCCATTCGCGGGCACAAGCTGTTGCGCGGCGCGGACGCGTCCGTCGGCATCGCCATCGATCCGAAGGCGGCCGGCGGCCCGGCCTAG
- a CDS encoding metallopeptidase TldD-related protein, translating to MVIVRDEHEASLRWAGNSMTTNGSSVSRDWAVISVFREGPTLARVGTIASTSVDPEDIEAVVRASEAAARDAEPARDAMPLLEPDTVDDDWTAPAGSTGIEVFTGLADGLADGFDSADRLYGFAHHQMHTTWLGTSTGIRRRFVQPTGSVEINGKRGEGAELASAWVGVGTADFTDVDVSGLLADLSRRLDWAKRKVELPAGRYETLLPPSTVADLMIYLAWSMEGRGAQEGHTAFARAGGTRVGERLSDIPLTLYSDPRAPGLEYRPFVAATASSESMSVFDNGLAAERVDWLRDGVISALIYPRATAAEFGAPATVPGENLLLTGGSEATIDDMIARTERGLLLTTLWYIREVDPATLLLTGLTRDGVYLVENGEVTAAVNNFRFNESPLDLLRRVSEAGATELTLPREWKDWFTRTAMPPLRVPDFHMSSVSQAT from the coding sequence ATGGTGATCGTCCGCGACGAGCACGAGGCGTCGTTGCGCTGGGCCGGGAACTCCATGACCACCAACGGGTCCTCGGTGTCGCGGGACTGGGCGGTGATCTCGGTGTTCCGCGAGGGACCCACCCTCGCCCGCGTCGGCACGATCGCCTCGACCAGCGTCGACCCCGAGGACATCGAAGCCGTCGTGCGCGCCAGCGAGGCGGCGGCGCGCGACGCCGAACCGGCGCGGGACGCGATGCCGCTGCTGGAGCCGGACACCGTCGACGACGACTGGACCGCTCCGGCCGGTAGCACCGGCATCGAGGTGTTCACCGGCTTGGCCGACGGCTTGGCCGACGGCTTCGACAGCGCCGATCGCCTCTACGGTTTCGCGCACCATCAGATGCACACCACCTGGCTGGGCACGTCGACCGGCATCCGCCGCCGCTTCGTGCAGCCCACCGGTTCGGTGGAGATCAACGGCAAACGCGGCGAGGGCGCGGAGCTGGCCAGCGCGTGGGTCGGCGTGGGCACCGCGGACTTCACCGACGTCGACGTGTCCGGCCTGCTCGCGGACCTGTCCCGACGGCTGGACTGGGCCAAGCGCAAGGTCGAGCTCCCCGCGGGCCGCTACGAGACGTTGCTGCCGCCCTCCACCGTCGCCGACCTGATGATCTACCTGGCCTGGTCGATGGAGGGGCGGGGCGCGCAGGAGGGCCACACCGCGTTCGCGCGGGCCGGCGGCACCCGGGTCGGCGAGCGCCTGAGCGATATCCCGCTCACGCTCTACTCGGATCCGCGCGCTCCCGGGCTGGAATACCGCCCGTTCGTGGCGGCGACCGCGTCGTCGGAATCGATGTCGGTGTTCGACAACGGCTTGGCCGCCGAACGCGTCGACTGGCTGCGCGACGGCGTGATCTCCGCGCTGATCTATCCGCGCGCCACCGCTGCCGAGTTCGGCGCACCCGCCACTGTCCCGGGCGAGAACTTGCTGCTCACCGGCGGTTCCGAGGCCACCATCGACGACATGATCGCGCGCACCGAACGCGGCTTGCTGTTGACCACGCTGTGGTACATCCGCGAGGTGGACCCGGCCACGCTGCTGCTCACCGGTCTCACCCGGGACGGGGTCTATCTGGTGGAGAACGGCGAGGTGACCGCCGCGGTGAACAACTTCCGGTTCAACGAGAGCCCGCTGGACCTGCTCCGGCGGGTGAGCGAGGCGGGCGCCACCGAGCTCACACTGCCGCGCGAATGGAAGGACTGGTTCACCCGCACCGCCATGCCGCCCTTGCGGGTTCCCGACTTCCACATGTCGTCGGTGAGCCAGGCGACCTGA
- a CDS encoding epoxide hydrolase family protein, with product MTNTKQIRPFRIDIPQTDLDDLRDRLGRARLPHAVPGTDTDWARGIAPRYLRELTAYWRDEFDWRAQEARMNAHAQFTTEIDGQTIHFFHVRSPEPEAIPLLLTHGYPGSVVEFLDLIGPLTDPLSHGGDPADAFHVVIPSLPGFGFSTPLASTGWELARTTEAFAELMSRLGYEKFVAQGGDIGAGVTGRLAATHPERVIATHVNSDQGTLGLVGEQLPMPDGLADAELAALAAAREKWDQQKGYLTLQTTQPNAVAAALTDSPVAQLGWIAEKFQAWTDPARVEGTAVDRDLLLTNVSIYWFTRSGASAAQFLWETAHSGMAWVAPSGVPQGWAVFNTHPLMRRVMDPDGRIEHFTEYTEGGHFAAAEQPELFVADVRTFFRRYRG from the coding sequence ATGACGAACACGAAGCAGATCCGGCCCTTCCGCATCGACATCCCGCAGACTGACCTCGACGACTTGCGGGACCGGCTCGGACGGGCACGGTTGCCGCACGCGGTGCCGGGCACCGACACGGATTGGGCACGCGGAATCGCGCCGCGTTATCTGCGGGAACTGACGGCGTACTGGCGCGACGAGTTCGATTGGCGAGCGCAGGAGGCGCGGATGAACGCGCACGCCCAGTTCACCACCGAGATCGACGGGCAGACCATTCACTTCTTCCATGTCCGCTCACCGGAGCCGGAAGCGATTCCGCTGCTGCTCACCCACGGCTACCCGGGCTCGGTGGTCGAGTTCCTCGATCTGATCGGCCCGCTCACCGATCCACTGTCGCACGGCGGTGATCCTGCGGATGCGTTCCACGTGGTGATCCCGTCGCTGCCCGGATTCGGATTCTCCACGCCGCTGGCCTCGACAGGGTGGGAACTGGCGCGCACGACCGAGGCGTTCGCGGAGCTGATGAGCAGGCTCGGGTACGAGAAATTCGTGGCGCAGGGCGGCGATATCGGCGCCGGTGTCACCGGGCGGCTGGCCGCGACGCATCCGGAACGGGTGATCGCGACGCACGTGAACAGCGACCAGGGCACGCTCGGGCTGGTGGGCGAGCAACTGCCGATGCCGGACGGGCTCGCCGATGCCGAACTCGCCGCCCTCGCCGCCGCGCGGGAGAAGTGGGACCAGCAGAAGGGATACCTCACGCTGCAGACCACCCAGCCGAACGCGGTAGCGGCCGCGCTGACCGATTCACCCGTCGCGCAACTCGGCTGGATCGCGGAGAAGTTCCAGGCATGGACCGATCCGGCGCGGGTGGAAGGTACGGCGGTGGACCGTGACCTGCTGCTGACCAACGTCAGCATCTACTGGTTCACCCGCAGCGGCGCGTCGGCGGCGCAATTCCTCTGGGAGACAGCCCATTCCGGGATGGCCTGGGTCGCGCCGTCCGGGGTCCCGCAGGGATGGGCCGTGTTCAACACGCATCCGCTGATGCGCCGGGTGATGGACCCCGACGGTCGAATCGAGCATTTCACCGAGTACACCGAGGGCGGGCACTTCGCCGCGGCCGAGCAACCGGAACTGTTCGTGGCGGACGTTCGCACGTTCTTCCGCCGCTATCGCGGATAG
- a CDS encoding sensor histidine kinase: MRRFSLWLRGKPVVADSVLAAIFVLLEVIGVGNAHNKLAYLAVGVLLPLPLTLRRVYPRAMAALTLALSLTETLVGFLAEDDADHIAQLSHGIMLYTLVAYVGRRAGLWYGLGLAVDLALSIVAIGKPAGSDGVFTVMFYALCWTLAEFIGARHAYDAEVAARLAVADYDKERRAHDAVAAERTRIARELHDVVAHAVSVIIVQADGAKYALRRDPDAAEQALGTIAGTGREALRELRRTVALLRTEHAPDQLPQHGTAGIAKVVEMMRGTGLAVELELSGELDDIAPEVSLGVHRIVQESLTNTLRHAGPHPKAWVRVRRTDADVLIDVTDTGGIAPHDSARIQGSGLGLVGMRERVAVLGGSLDAGRDADGAWRVHASIPLRSGLGE; encoded by the coding sequence GTGCGTCGTTTCAGTCTGTGGCTCCGGGGAAAGCCCGTCGTGGCCGATTCGGTGCTGGCGGCGATTTTCGTGCTGCTCGAGGTCATCGGCGTGGGTAACGCCCACAACAAGCTCGCCTATCTGGCTGTCGGGGTGCTGCTGCCGCTACCGCTCACGCTGCGGCGGGTGTACCCCCGGGCCATGGCGGCCCTCACCTTGGCGCTGTCGCTGACCGAGACGCTGGTGGGCTTCCTCGCCGAGGACGACGCCGACCACATCGCGCAGTTGTCCCACGGCATCATGCTGTACACGCTGGTCGCTTACGTCGGCAGGCGGGCCGGACTGTGGTACGGGCTCGGCCTGGCGGTGGACCTCGCGCTGTCGATCGTGGCCATCGGGAAACCCGCCGGGTCCGACGGCGTGTTCACCGTCATGTTCTACGCCTTGTGCTGGACGCTCGCGGAGTTCATCGGCGCGCGGCACGCCTACGACGCCGAGGTGGCGGCCCGGCTCGCGGTCGCCGACTACGACAAGGAGCGTCGCGCGCACGACGCCGTCGCGGCCGAACGCACCCGCATCGCGCGGGAGTTGCACGACGTGGTGGCGCACGCGGTGAGCGTCATCATCGTGCAGGCCGATGGCGCGAAATACGCGTTGCGCCGCGACCCGGACGCGGCCGAACAGGCGCTCGGCACCATCGCGGGGACCGGCCGCGAAGCGCTGCGGGAACTGCGCCGGACGGTGGCGCTGCTGCGCACCGAGCACGCTCCCGACCAACTGCCCCAGCACGGCACCGCGGGCATCGCCAAGGTCGTGGAGATGATGCGCGGCACCGGTCTGGCCGTGGAGCTCGAGCTGAGCGGCGAACTCGACGACATCGCGCCCGAGGTGAGTCTGGGCGTGCATCGCATCGTGCAGGAATCGCTGACCAACACGCTGCGGCACGCGGGGCCGCACCCGAAGGCGTGGGTGCGAGTGCGCCGCACCGACGCCGATGTGCTGATCGACGTCACCGACACCGGCGGGATAGCGCCGCACGACTCGGCGCGCATCCAGGGCAGCGGGCTCGGCCTGGTCGGGATGCGCGAACGCGTCGCCGTGCTGGGGGGCAGCCTGGACGCGGGCCGCGACGCCGACGGAGCCTGGCGCGTGCACGCGAGCATCCCGCTGCGGTCCGGCCTCGGTGAGTGA
- a CDS encoding PPOX class F420-dependent oxidoreductase yields MTNSLDAVAEADYVLLTTFRKDGTPVGTAMWAVSENGKLYVWTVTDSWKVKRLRRNPAVTLQPCSASGKPRGAVIEGTGRLLDAEGTEHVRKLLRRKYWLTGPLVILGSNLRRGKSGTIGIEISPAA; encoded by the coding sequence ATGACGAATTCGCTGGACGCCGTCGCCGAGGCCGACTACGTGCTGCTGACCACCTTCCGCAAGGACGGAACTCCCGTCGGCACCGCGATGTGGGCGGTGTCCGAGAACGGCAAACTGTACGTCTGGACCGTGACCGACAGCTGGAAGGTCAAGCGCCTGCGCCGCAATCCGGCGGTCACCCTGCAACCGTGCAGTGCGAGCGGCAAACCGCGCGGTGCGGTGATCGAAGGGACCGGACGGCTCCTCGATGCCGAGGGCACCGAACACGTGCGCAAGCTGCTGCGGCGCAAGTACTGGCTCACCGGCCCGCTGGTCATCCTCGGCAGCAATCTGCGGCGCGGCAAGTCGGGCACCATCGGCATCGAGATCAGCCCCGCGGCCTGA
- a CDS encoding helix-turn-helix domain-containing protein, translating into MVRLPLTPAQIEAGRRLGAALRAARADRELTDVARAAGISPETLRKIETGRLPSPAFGTVVALGQALAVPLDDLADIWRSAGLAESA; encoded by the coding sequence ATGGTCCGCCTCCCGTTGACTCCCGCGCAGATCGAGGCGGGCCGCCGCCTCGGCGCCGCCTTGCGCGCGGCGCGCGCGGATCGCGAACTCACCGACGTCGCGCGGGCGGCCGGGATCTCCCCGGAAACGCTGCGCAAGATCGAGACCGGCCGGTTGCCCTCCCCCGCCTTCGGCACCGTGGTGGCCTTGGGCCAAGCGCTGGCGGTCCCGCTCGACGATCTCGCGGACATCTGGCGCTCGGCCGGACTCGCCGAATCCGCCTAG
- a CDS encoding PadR family transcriptional regulator has translation MRSERKERAMSVVRLLVLGVLRLRQPVHGYAVRQELLSWRAETWTNVKPGSIYHALKQLTHEGKLSAFGTQASDQGPGRTLFELTEAGVAEFHRLMDEALVSVDMEELGAGIAFMDALPRAHVIAKLREQRRRSEEVRADLLAMIPDYPGRYEAPHATDLLELWSGVFGNLSTWTEGVLARLEAGEYRMPE, from the coding sequence ATGCGTTCCGAGCGAAAGGAGCGCGCGATGTCGGTGGTGCGCCTGCTGGTGCTGGGAGTGCTGCGTCTACGCCAGCCCGTCCACGGCTACGCCGTGCGCCAGGAACTGCTGTCCTGGCGTGCCGAGACCTGGACCAACGTCAAGCCGGGCTCGATCTACCACGCCCTCAAGCAGCTGACTCACGAGGGAAAGCTGAGCGCGTTCGGCACCCAGGCCAGCGACCAGGGCCCGGGGCGCACGCTGTTCGAGCTGACCGAGGCGGGTGTGGCGGAGTTCCACCGGCTGATGGACGAAGCGCTGGTCAGCGTCGATATGGAGGAATTGGGGGCGGGCATCGCCTTCATGGACGCGTTGCCCAGGGCGCACGTCATCGCGAAGCTGCGCGAACAGCGCCGCCGCAGCGAGGAAGTGCGTGCCGACCTGCTCGCCATGATCCCGGACTACCCTGGGCGTTACGAAGCGCCGCACGCGACCGATCTGCTGGAGCTGTGGAGCGGTGTGTTCGGGAACCTGTCGACGTGGACCGAGGGCGTGCTGGCGCGCCTGGAAGCGGGGGAGTACCGGATGCCGGAGTAG
- a CDS encoding histone deacetylase, producing the protein MTAWHIDGAAGSAARAAPAGDRAEAPRGTDLIWYAAYGSNMSLTRLRTYLRGGRPQGGTITLPGCRDHADPIRSTPLLLRGVLYFATESLTWTGGRAFYDPSCPGEIAVHAHLLTGEQFSDIVAQEMYRPPGAEVDARRVIEEGKVTLGPGRYETLVHAGTHAGHPVLTFTAPWRCRDVRGNPPAAAYLRHMAAGLRAAHRWSARATAGYLATRPGADLRWTPEAVHDLLGADDVRGRIYEETAAAPGHATTGDPSSESR; encoded by the coding sequence ATGACGGCCTGGCACATCGACGGCGCGGCCGGCTCGGCGGCTCGAGCGGCTCCGGCCGGGGATCGAGCGGAAGCGCCCCGAGGCACGGACCTGATCTGGTATGCCGCGTACGGCTCGAATATGAGCCTCACCAGACTGCGCACCTATCTTCGGGGCGGCAGGCCGCAAGGGGGGACGATCACGCTGCCCGGCTGCCGTGACCACGCCGACCCGATCCGCTCGACGCCCCTCCTGCTGCGGGGCGTGCTGTACTTCGCCACCGAATCGCTGACCTGGACCGGCGGCCGCGCCTTCTACGACCCGAGCTGCCCGGGCGAGATCGCCGTGCACGCCCACCTGCTCACCGGCGAACAGTTCTCCGACATCGTGGCGCAGGAGATGTATCGCCCGCCGGGAGCGGAGGTGGACGCGCGCCGGGTGATCGAAGAGGGCAAGGTGACGCTCGGTCCCGGACGGTACGAGACCTTGGTGCACGCGGGCACGCACGCGGGACACCCGGTGCTCACGTTCACCGCGCCCTGGCGCTGTCGCGACGTACGGGGCAATCCACCCGCCGCCGCCTACCTGCGCCACATGGCGGCGGGCCTGCGCGCGGCACACCGCTGGTCCGCCCGGGCGACCGCGGGCTATCTCGCCACTCGCCCCGGCGCCGACCTGCGGTGGACGCCCGAGGCAGTGCACGACCTGCTCGGCGCGGACGACGTGCGCGGCCGGATCTACGAGGAGACCGCGGCCGCCCCGGGCCACGCCACGACCGGCGATCCGTCCTCGGAGTCCCGGTAG
- the map gene encoding type I methionyl aminopeptidase → MVELKSPAEIARMRVAGRFVADVLAGLRARARVGVNLLDLEAHVRERIRERGAQSCYWDYAPSFGRGPFRNTVCLSVNDAVLHGLPFDYALRDGDVLTMDLAVGIDGWVADAATTVVVGTATDADLRLVRATEEALAAAIAVAVPGNHIGDISAAIAAVARDYGYPVNTEFGGHGLGRTMHEDPHVPNNGRPGRGYRLRPGLTIAIEPWFARTTDRIVTDPDGWTIRSADGSRTAHSEHTVAITPDGPEVLTAA, encoded by the coding sequence ATGGTCGAGTTGAAGAGCCCCGCGGAGATCGCGCGGATGCGAGTGGCGGGTCGGTTCGTCGCCGACGTGCTCGCCGGGTTGCGTGCGCGGGCCCGGGTGGGAGTGAACCTGCTCGACCTGGAAGCCCATGTCCGGGAACGAATCCGCGAGCGCGGCGCGCAGTCCTGCTACTGGGACTACGCGCCCTCGTTCGGGCGCGGGCCGTTCCGGAACACCGTGTGCCTGTCGGTGAACGATGCTGTGCTGCACGGTCTTCCGTTCGACTACGCGCTGCGCGACGGCGATGTGCTGACCATGGACCTCGCGGTCGGCATCGATGGCTGGGTCGCGGACGCGGCGACCACGGTCGTCGTAGGCACCGCCACGGACGCGGACCTGCGGCTGGTGCGGGCGACCGAGGAGGCGCTGGCCGCGGCGATCGCCGTCGCGGTGCCGGGCAACCACATCGGCGACATCTCCGCCGCCATCGCCGCGGTGGCGCGGGACTACGGCTATCCGGTGAACACCGAATTCGGCGGACACGGCCTCGGCCGCACCATGCACGAGGACCCGCACGTGCCGAACAATGGCCGCCCCGGGCGCGGCTATCGGTTGCGGCCCGGACTGACCATCGCGATCGAGCCCTGGTTCGCGCGCACGACCGACCGCATCGTGACCGATCCCGACGGCTGGACCATCCGCTCGGCGGACGGCTCGCGGACCGCCCACTCCGAGCACACCGTCGCCATCACGCCGGACGGGCCGGAGGTGCTCACCGCGGCGTGA
- a CDS encoding TetR/AcrR family transcriptional regulator, translating to MPPSALRDRKRERTRRAILEAAAELFETRGYEETTVADIAAAADVGTRTFFNYFASKEELLFPESDERVRAAVVAIAGRRPGERPVEVLLRALRAAGDNPGEHLVDDLYARIGALRAEVSRTVPAVSGRAAHAQLVTQREIARQLHKAFPAELDEVGAAALVGAVVGAVSGALTVLFQQPVAGVEDAERLQRRIHETTSQVLRPWLAQRAEPVG from the coding sequence GTGCCGCCATCCGCCCTTCGTGACCGCAAACGCGAACGTACCCGCCGAGCCATCCTGGAAGCCGCAGCCGAGCTGTTCGAGACCAGAGGCTACGAGGAGACCACGGTGGCCGACATCGCCGCCGCGGCGGACGTCGGCACCCGCACGTTCTTCAACTATTTCGCCAGCAAGGAAGAGTTGCTCTTCCCGGAATCCGACGAGCGGGTGCGCGCGGCGGTGGTGGCCATCGCGGGCAGACGTCCCGGAGAACGCCCGGTCGAGGTCTTGCTGCGCGCGCTGCGTGCCGCGGGCGACAATCCCGGTGAGCACCTCGTCGACGATCTCTACGCCCGGATCGGAGCGCTGCGCGCCGAGGTGTCGCGGACCGTCCCGGCGGTGAGCGGCCGCGCCGCGCACGCCCAGCTGGTCACCCAGCGTGAGATCGCCAGACAGTTGCACAAGGCGTTCCCCGCCGAACTCGACGAGGTCGGCGCCGCCGCGTTGGTGGGCGCGGTCGTCGGCGCGGTGTCGGGTGCGCTGACGGTGCTGTTCCAGCAACCGGTGGCCGGCGTCGAGGACGCCGAGCGCCTGCAGCGCAGGATCCACGAGACGACCTCGCAGGTGCTGCGACCCTGGCTCGCCCAACGCGCCGAACCGGTGGGCTGA
- a CDS encoding TSUP family transporter: protein MEIGDWAVLLTAATAAGWVDAVVGGGGLIVLPTLFVVAPGIAPQTALGTNKLAAVAGTSASVLTFARKVPMRWRVLLPAAVIAAAAAAVGAAAVSLIDRELFIPIVMVVLVGVAVFVTLRPSIGVTLATHPPTRRKVVLTVALAAGLIGFYDGLLGPGTGTFLIITFATLLGTEFVRAAAMAKVINCGSNLGALLFFGATGHILWALGAGMAVANVLGAVVGARMALRKGAEFVRIVLLVVVIGMVIRLGWQQFG, encoded by the coding sequence GTGGAGATCGGAGACTGGGCGGTTTTGTTGACGGCGGCGACGGCCGCGGGCTGGGTGGACGCGGTGGTGGGCGGGGGCGGGCTGATCGTGCTGCCGACGCTGTTCGTGGTGGCGCCCGGTATCGCGCCGCAGACCGCGCTGGGCACCAACAAGCTCGCCGCGGTGGCCGGGACGAGCGCGTCGGTGCTGACCTTCGCGCGCAAGGTGCCGATGCGCTGGCGGGTGCTGCTGCCCGCGGCGGTGATCGCCGCGGCGGCGGCCGCGGTGGGCGCGGCCGCGGTCTCGCTGATCGACCGCGAACTGTTCATCCCGATCGTGATGGTGGTGCTGGTGGGCGTCGCCGTGTTCGTCACGCTGCGCCCGTCGATCGGCGTCACCCTGGCCACGCATCCGCCCACCCGGCGCAAGGTGGTTCTCACGGTGGCGCTGGCGGCCGGGTTGATCGGCTTCTACGACGGGCTGCTCGGGCCCGGCACCGGCACGTTCCTCATCATCACCTTCGCGACGCTGCTCGGCACCGAGTTCGTCCGGGCCGCCGCCATGGCCAAGGTGATCAACTGCGGGTCCAACCTCGGCGCTCTGTTGTTCTTCGGGGCGACCGGGCACATCCTCTGGGCGCTGGGCGCGGGAATGGCCGTCGCGAACGTCCTCGGCGCCGTGGTCGGCGCGCGCATGGCGCTGCGCAAGGGCGCCGAGTTCGTGCGCATCGTGCTGCTGGTTGTGGTGATCGGGATGGTGATCCGGCTGGGCTGGCAGCAGTTCGGCTGA
- a CDS encoding TldD/PmbA family protein encodes MSIATSRDVDAEFLDLPLAALADAALSAATAAGAQHADLRVHRLVTQSIRLRDGRVEAVTDSTRLGFAVRVIVDGTWGFASHAALTPATAAEVARTAVTVATTLRALNRERVELADEPRYAGARWVSEYDIDPFTVPTGEKLALLQDYSERLSHADGVDHVTASVLQVKEQTYYADTAGSSITQQRVRLHPSLEAITVDTSAGVFETMRTLAAPAGRGWEYVTGADGVWDWDGELARIPEWLAEKVKAPSVQAGPTDLVIDPTNLWLTIHESIGHATEYDRAIGYESAYAGTSFATPDKLGTLRYGTPIMHVTGDRTESHGLASVGYDDEGVAGQRWDLVRDGVLVGYQLDRVFAPRLGLQRSNGCSYADSAHHVPIQRMANVSLQPDPDRDTSTEELISRVEDGLYIVGDKSWSIDMQRYNFQFTGQRFFRIRGGKLDGQVRDVAYQATTTDFWGAMEAVGGPSTWQLGGAFNCGKAQPGQVAAVSHGCPSVLVRGVNILNTRTEAGQ; translated from the coding sequence GTGAGCATCGCGACTTCCAGAGACGTGGACGCCGAGTTCCTCGACCTGCCCTTGGCCGCGCTCGCCGACGCCGCCCTGAGCGCGGCCACGGCAGCCGGCGCCCAGCACGCCGACCTGCGGGTGCATCGCCTGGTCACCCAGTCGATCCGGTTGCGCGACGGCCGGGTCGAGGCCGTCACCGACAGCACGCGGCTCGGCTTCGCCGTGCGGGTGATCGTCGACGGCACGTGGGGTTTCGCGTCGCACGCCGCGCTGACACCCGCCACCGCCGCGGAGGTGGCGCGCACCGCGGTCACCGTCGCCACCACGCTGCGCGCCCTCAACCGCGAACGCGTCGAACTCGCCGACGAGCCGCGCTACGCGGGCGCGCGGTGGGTCTCGGAGTACGACATCGACCCGTTCACCGTGCCGACCGGCGAGAAGCTCGCACTGCTGCAGGACTATTCGGAGCGCCTGTCGCACGCCGACGGGGTCGACCACGTCACCGCGAGCGTGCTGCAGGTCAAGGAGCAGACCTACTACGCCGACACCGCTGGGTCCTCGATCACCCAGCAGCGGGTGCGGCTGCACCCGAGCCTCGAAGCGATCACGGTGGACACTTCGGCGGGAGTGTTCGAGACGATGCGCACACTGGCGGCGCCCGCGGGCCGCGGCTGGGAGTACGTCACCGGCGCCGACGGCGTGTGGGACTGGGACGGCGAACTCGCCCGGATCCCGGAGTGGCTGGCGGAGAAGGTGAAAGCGCCCAGCGTGCAGGCCGGGCCTACCGACCTCGTCATCGACCCGACCAACCTGTGGCTGACCATCCACGAGTCCATCGGCCACGCCACCGAGTACGACCGGGCCATCGGCTACGAATCCGCTTACGCGGGAACCTCGTTCGCCACGCCGGACAAGCTCGGCACGCTGCGCTACGGCACCCCGATCATGCACGTGACCGGCGACCGCACCGAATCGCACGGGCTGGCCAGTGTCGGCTACGACGACGAGGGCGTCGCCGGGCAGCGCTGGGATCTGGTCCGCGACGGGGTCCTGGTCGGCTATCAACTGGACCGGGTGTTCGCGCCGCGTCTGGGTTTGCAGCGGTCCAACGGCTGCTCGTACGCGGACTCCGCGCATCACGTGCCGATCCAGCGGATGGCCAACGTCTCGCTGCAACCCGACCCGGACCGCGACACCAGCACCGAGGAGCTGATCTCCCGCGTGGAAGACGGCCTGTACATCGTCGGCGACAAGTCGTGGTCGATCGACATGCAGCGCTACAACTTCCAGTTCACCGGGCAGCGGTTCTTCCGCATTCGCGGCGGCAAGCTGGACGGCCAGGTGCGTGACGTCGCCTACCAGGCCACCACCACCGATTTCTGGGGTGCGATGGAAGCCGTGGGCGGGCCGTCGACCTGGCAGCTCGGCGGTGCGTTCAACTGCGGAAAAGCGCAGCCCGGCCAAGTCGCCGCGGTCAGCCACGGCTGCCCGTCGGTGCTGGTGCGCGGCGTCAACATTCTCAACACCCGGACGGAGGCAGGCCAGTGA
- a CDS encoding glyoxalase, whose translation MGDTAVPQLWTSDLAGTLEFYKTLGYTVTHEQTRPYVYGAVEDHGCALHFVPAPKDTEVPAERTGCLVMVDDVAHRHQDFTAALRNRYGKVPAKGLPRITRFRPGQTRFTVVDPAGNQLIYIQRDEPPKVEYGGSKKLTGLAKVLDNARILRDFKIDYPAAFRVLEVGLGRYRAEAPRLDVARALAALAELAVALEDPGRAESFRTELRAMELSASERASLAGELRASDDLASWLSEI comes from the coding sequence ATGGGCGATACGGCGGTGCCGCAGCTCTGGACCAGCGATCTGGCCGGCACGCTCGAGTTCTACAAGACGCTGGGCTACACGGTGACGCACGAGCAGACCCGCCCCTACGTCTACGGCGCGGTGGAGGATCACGGCTGCGCCCTGCACTTCGTGCCGGCCCCCAAAGACACGGAGGTTCCCGCCGAACGCACCGGCTGCCTCGTCATGGTCGACGATGTCGCGCACCGGCACCAGGATTTCACCGCGGCGCTGCGCAACCGCTACGGCAAGGTCCCGGCGAAGGGTCTGCCCCGGATCACCCGCTTCCGGCCGGGGCAGACCCGGTTCACCGTGGTCGATCCAGCAGGCAACCAGCTGATCTACATTCAACGCGACGAACCACCGAAGGTGGAGTACGGCGGCTCCAAGAAGCTGACCGGGCTGGCCAAGGTGCTGGACAACGCCCGGATCCTGCGCGATTTCAAGATCGACTACCCAGCCGCGTTCCGTGTGCTCGAGGTCGGTCTCGGCCGGTATCGGGCCGAGGCGCCGCGGCTGGACGTGGCGCGGGCACTGGCGGCGCTGGCCGAACTGGCCGTCGCCCTCGAGGACCCCGGCCGCGCCGAGTCTTTCCGGACCGAACTGCGCGCGATGGAGCTGTCCGCCTCGGAGCGCGCGTCCCTGGCCGGCGAACTGCGCGCCTCCGACGACCTGGCCTCCTGGCTGTCGGAGATCTAG